Proteins encoded together in one Coffea arabica cultivar ET-39 chromosome 2c, Coffea Arabica ET-39 HiFi, whole genome shotgun sequence window:
- the LOC113726955 gene encoding uncharacterized protein: MMPKISIVLHRLLSGTCAATLVRFLILGSIFFVGPTSARKPHIVNFQSHNLFPESFKWDPRAQHFIVGSLCHPTLLSVSDAGVAETIISDSFLPPNSSFVGLSLDRQRYRILVCVHHPSSPAYNALAAYDLSSGRRLFLTPLLSDPDVKSGSDESSDIANDVAVDFSGNAYVTNSGADIIWKVNVDGEASVFSQSNVFKSYPVDLTTSYHKCGLNGVVFNSKGYLLVVQSNSGKLYKVDIDDGSAWRVILNKDLMGGDGLAVRRDGVLLVVSQEKLYFVKSEDSWGEGVVFDETGLEVEKQASAVTVGEEDRVYVLYGHVNDGLMGSVERDEFSIVEVESEKESKEEKIWLYVLIGLGLAYFMFWRFQMKQLIQNMNKKTN; encoded by the coding sequence ATGATGCCCAAAATCTCCATTGTCCTTCACCGACTTCTCTCAGGCACCTGTGCAGCCACTCTTGTCAGATTCCTCATCCTTGGCTCTATCTTTTTTGTGGGTCCTACTTCTGCTCGTAAACCTCACATCGTCAATTTCCAATCGCATAATCTTTTCCCCGAGTCATTCAAGTGGGACCCGAGAGCCCAACACTTCATAGTCGGATCCCTCTGCCACCCAACCCTCCTCTCAGTATCTGATGCTGGCGTGGCTGAAACCATCATCTCAGATTCTTTCCTCCCTCCTAACTCCTCCTTCGTGGGCCTCTCTCTTGACCGCCAGCGCTACCGCATCCTCGTTTGTGTCCACCACCCCTCCTCCCCTGCCTACAACGCCCTCGCTGCCTACGACCTCTCTTCTGGCCGCCGCCTCTTCCTAACCCCTCTCCTCAGCGATCCAGACGTGAAATCTGGCTCAGATGAATCCTCCGACATTGCAAATGATGTTGCCGTTGATTTCTCTGGGAATGCTTATGTCACCAACTCTGGGGCTGACATCATTTGGAAAGTCAATGTCGACGGGGAAGCTTCCGTGTTTTCGCAGTCTAATGTCTTCAAATCTTATCCAGTGGACCTTACCACATCCTATCACAAGTGTGGTTTAAATGGTGTGGTTTTCAACTCGAAGGGGTATTTATTAGTGGTTCAATCAAATAGTGGTAAATTGTACAAAGTTGACATTGACGACGGAAGTGCATGGAGGGTGATTTTGAACAAGGACTTGATGGGAGGTGATGGACTTGCAGTTAGACGTGACGGGGTTTTGTTGGTGGTTAGTCAAGAGAAGTTGTACTTTGTCAAGAGTGAAGATAGTTGGGGTGAAGGAGTAGTGTTTGATGAAACTGGCCTTGAGGTTGAGAAGCAGGCCAGTGCAGTTACAGTGGGAGAGGAGGATAGGGTATATGTGTTATATGGGCATGTTAATGATGGTTTGATGGGAAGTGTGGAGAGGGATGAGTTTAGTATAGTGGAGGTTGAGTCAGAAAAGGAAAgtaaagaagagaaaatttgGTTGTATGTGCTGATCGGTTTGGGATTGGCTTATTTCATGTTTTGGAGATTCCAAATGAAACAGCTTATCCAAAACATGAACAAGAAAACCaattga
- the LOC113726954 gene encoding GTP 3',8-cyclase, mitochondrial-like isoform X1, with protein sequence MAWHPVPGELGPLDSSNPLHDNIVFVHLASGKTRSLFQSANVVERQNLEGGMDGSLAEKYASSHERLSDDIRKENCVSDMLIDSFGRLHTYLRISLTERCNLRCQYCMPAEGVELTPNSHLLSQNEILRLANLFVSSGVDKIRLTGGEPTVRKDIEDICSQLSNLKGLKTLAMTTNGITLARKLPKLKECGLNLVNISLDTLVPAKFEFMTRRKGHERVMESINAAVDLGYNPVKVNCVVMRGFNDDEICDFVELTREKPINVRFIEFMPFDGNVWNVKKLVPYSEMLDRVVKQFTGVQRIQDHPTETAKNFRVEGHQGSVSFITSMTEHFCAGCNRLRLLADGNFKVCLFGPSEVSLRDPLRLGVEDNELKEIIGAAVKRKKASHAGMFDIAKTSNRPMIRIGG encoded by the exons ATGGCCTGGCATCCTGTCCCTGGAGAGCTGGGCCCTCTGGATTCGAGCAATCCTTTGCATGATAATATTGTATTTGTTCACCTG GCAAGTGGAAAAACAAGATCTCTGTTCCAATCTGCAAATGTTGTTGAAAGGCAGAATTTGGAAGGTGGTATGGATGGATCCTTAGCAGAGAAGTATGCTTCTTCGCATGAGAGACTGTCTGATGACATACGGAAAGAGAATTGTGTATCAGATAtgctaattgattcatttgggaGGCTTCATACTTATTTGAGGATCTCTTTGACAGAACGTTGCAACTTACGGTGTCAGTACTGTATGCCAGCTGAGGGTGTAGAATTAACCCCAAATTCTCATCTTCTATCACAAAATGAGATTCTTCGTTTGGCGAATCTTTTTGTCAGTTCTGGAGTTGACAAAATTCGTTTGACTGGTGGAGAGCCAACTGTCAGAAAGGATATTGAAGATATTTGCTCACAGCTGTCAAACCTGAAGGGACTAAAAACCTTGGCTATGACCACAAATGGAATTACACTAGCAAGGAAACTGCCAAAACTGAAAGAATGTGGACTGAATTTGGTAAACATAAGCTTAGATACATTGGTAccagcaaaatttgaatttatgacTCGGCGTAAAGGACATGAAAGGGTGATGGAGTCAATTAATGCTGCAGTCGACTTGGGATACAATCCTGTCAAG GTCAATTGTGTCGTAATGCGTGGCTTCAATGATGATGAGATCTGTGATTTTGTAGAATTGACGCGTGAGAAGCCCATTAATGTTCGGTTTATTGAGTTcatgccttttgatggaaatgttTGGAACGTCAAGAAACTTGTGCCCTACTCTGAAATGTTGGACAGAGTG GTTAAACAGTTTACAGGGGTTCAGAGAATTCAGGACCATCCAACTGAGACTGCTAAGAATTTCAGGGTTGAGGGCCATCAGGGTTCAGTTTCTTTTATTACATCAATGACTGAGCATTTTTGTGCTGGATGTAACAGGTTGAGACTTTTGGCTGATGGGAATTTCAAAGTATGCCTTTTTGGTCCCTCAGAG GTCAGCTTAAGGGATCCACTTCGTCTTGGTGTTGAGGATAATGAGCTCAAGGAGATTATTGGGGCTGCG GTTAAGAGAAAGAAGGCTTCTCATGCTGGCATGTTTGATATTGCAAAGACGTCAAATAGACCCATGATCCGCATTGGTGGCTAA
- the LOC113726954 gene encoding GTP 3',8-cyclase, mitochondrial-like isoform X2 has product MSPCAWRSFDSYLGLPKYSLASGKTRSLFQSANVVERQNLEGGMDGSLAEKYASSHERLSDDIRKENCVSDMLIDSFGRLHTYLRISLTERCNLRCQYCMPAEGVELTPNSHLLSQNEILRLANLFVSSGVDKIRLTGGEPTVRKDIEDICSQLSNLKGLKTLAMTTNGITLARKLPKLKECGLNLVNISLDTLVPAKFEFMTRRKGHERVMESINAAVDLGYNPVKVNCVVMRGFNDDEICDFVELTREKPINVRFIEFMPFDGNVWNVKKLVPYSEMLDRVVKQFTGVQRIQDHPTETAKNFRVEGHQGSVSFITSMTEHFCAGCNRLRLLADGNFKVCLFGPSEVSLRDPLRLGVEDNELKEIIGAAVKRKKASHAGMFDIAKTSNRPMIRIGG; this is encoded by the exons ATGTCGCCCTGCGCCTGGAGAAGCTTCGATAGCTATCTGGGCCTCCCGAAATACAGCTTG GCAAGTGGAAAAACAAGATCTCTGTTCCAATCTGCAAATGTTGTTGAAAGGCAGAATTTGGAAGGTGGTATGGATGGATCCTTAGCAGAGAAGTATGCTTCTTCGCATGAGAGACTGTCTGATGACATACGGAAAGAGAATTGTGTATCAGATAtgctaattgattcatttgggaGGCTTCATACTTATTTGAGGATCTCTTTGACAGAACGTTGCAACTTACGGTGTCAGTACTGTATGCCAGCTGAGGGTGTAGAATTAACCCCAAATTCTCATCTTCTATCACAAAATGAGATTCTTCGTTTGGCGAATCTTTTTGTCAGTTCTGGAGTTGACAAAATTCGTTTGACTGGTGGAGAGCCAACTGTCAGAAAGGATATTGAAGATATTTGCTCACAGCTGTCAAACCTGAAGGGACTAAAAACCTTGGCTATGACCACAAATGGAATTACACTAGCAAGGAAACTGCCAAAACTGAAAGAATGTGGACTGAATTTGGTAAACATAAGCTTAGATACATTGGTAccagcaaaatttgaatttatgacTCGGCGTAAAGGACATGAAAGGGTGATGGAGTCAATTAATGCTGCAGTCGACTTGGGATACAATCCTGTCAAG GTCAATTGTGTCGTAATGCGTGGCTTCAATGATGATGAGATCTGTGATTTTGTAGAATTGACGCGTGAGAAGCCCATTAATGTTCGGTTTATTGAGTTcatgccttttgatggaaatgttTGGAACGTCAAGAAACTTGTGCCCTACTCTGAAATGTTGGACAGAGTG GTTAAACAGTTTACAGGGGTTCAGAGAATTCAGGACCATCCAACTGAGACTGCTAAGAATTTCAGGGTTGAGGGCCATCAGGGTTCAGTTTCTTTTATTACATCAATGACTGAGCATTTTTGTGCTGGATGTAACAGGTTGAGACTTTTGGCTGATGGGAATTTCAAAGTATGCCTTTTTGGTCCCTCAGAG GTCAGCTTAAGGGATCCACTTCGTCTTGGTGTTGAGGATAATGAGCTCAAGGAGATTATTGGGGCTGCG GTTAAGAGAAAGAAGGCTTCTCATGCTGGCATGTTTGATATTGCAAAGACGTCAAATAGACCCATGATCCGCATTGGTGGCTAA